One window of Cohnella hashimotonis genomic DNA carries:
- a CDS encoding response regulator transcription factor, translating into MNHLLLADDDANIRALVRYVMTREGYRVHEARDGAEAAALMERTPVDLAIIDVMMPLMDGFELCAHIRQHYDIPVILLTARGELSDKEQGYLKGTDDYVTKPFEPEELLYRVKALFRRYKRAASDIIRMHRITIDRKNVEVSDGESVFLLPMKEFELLAQLAQYPGRLFTRDELIRLVWGHDYEGDDNTVNVHINRLRQRFADYADDFVIQTVRGFGYKIVVKEK; encoded by the coding sequence TTGAACCATCTTCTGCTGGCTGACGACGATGCGAATATTAGGGCGCTCGTGCGCTATGTGATGACCCGGGAGGGATATCGCGTGCACGAGGCCCGGGACGGTGCCGAGGCGGCAGCGCTCATGGAGCGTACGCCGGTGGATCTCGCCATCATCGATGTGATGATGCCGCTGATGGACGGGTTCGAGCTGTGCGCGCATATACGGCAGCACTACGATATCCCCGTTATTTTGCTGACGGCCAGAGGCGAGTTGTCCGACAAAGAACAAGGCTATCTCAAAGGGACGGACGATTATGTGACCAAGCCCTTCGAGCCGGAAGAGCTTCTCTACCGGGTCAAGGCGTTGTTCCGGCGCTATAAGCGCGCAGCGAGCGACATCATCCGGATGCATCGCATTACCATCGACCGCAAAAACGTCGAAGTGTCCGACGGCGAATCCGTTTTTCTGCTGCCCATGAAAGAGTTCGAGCTGCTGGCCCAGCTTGCGCAATATCCGGGACGCCTATTCACCCGCGACGAGCTGATCCGACTCGTATGGGGGCACGATTATGAAGGAGACGACAATACGGTGAATGTGCACATCAACAGGCTGCGGCAGCGCTTTGCCGATTATGCGGACGATTTTGTCATTCAAACGGTTCGCGGCTTCGGCTACAAGATCGTGGTGAAGGAAAAATGA
- a CDS encoding helix-turn-helix domain-containing protein produces the protein MSFRQMNAVIPQFQRIEIARDSRLIMPEAGFEKLLVVRQGYLIAITESGEVRPVSHGYACHSAAGPVKLQPPAGREAEYAVLTYRITPEGAPWDWNGPQRVLSENKVRYMVDGLLQAQEDQQGMDGEEAEAQRFRNRMMLERILSFFMYESRLNEERRNSDAQIEKSVHYLEEHYMLKLTLPMLAERAGLSTGHYGVLFKERTGMTPSRYLKRLRVEKAKQLFDQGERSASKAAQSVGFADYFHFSRTYKGLTGLSPSEYMHKLEEIE, from the coding sequence ATGAGTTTTCGGCAGATGAACGCCGTTATCCCGCAATTCCAACGCATCGAGATCGCTCGCGATTCCCGCCTGATCATGCCGGAAGCCGGCTTCGAGAAGCTCCTTGTCGTCCGGCAGGGGTACTTGATCGCCATTACGGAGAGCGGCGAAGTGCGGCCCGTGTCGCACGGCTACGCTTGCCATTCGGCCGCCGGCCCCGTCAAGCTCCAGCCCCCCGCCGGCCGGGAGGCGGAATACGCCGTTCTTACCTACCGGATTACGCCGGAAGGCGCCCCGTGGGATTGGAACGGTCCTCAGCGTGTGCTTAGCGAGAATAAGGTTCGCTATATGGTCGACGGATTGCTGCAGGCCCAGGAGGATCAGCAGGGCATGGACGGAGAAGAAGCCGAAGCCCAGCGGTTCCGCAACCGGATGATGCTGGAGCGGATTCTGAGCTTCTTCATGTACGAGAGCCGGCTGAACGAGGAGCGGCGCAATTCGGACGCGCAGATCGAGAAGTCCGTCCACTATCTGGAGGAGCACTACATGCTCAAGCTGACACTGCCGATGCTGGCGGAGCGGGCCGGTTTAAGCACGGGACATTACGGCGTTCTGTTCAAAGAGCGGACAGGCATGACGCCGAGTCGTTATCTGAAGCGTCTTCGCGTCGAGAAAGCGAAGCAATTGTTCGACCAGGGCGAGCGTTCCGCCAGTAAGGCGGCGCAAAGCGTGGGGTTCGCCGATTACTTCCACTTTAGCCGGACTTACAAGGGGCTTACCGGCCTGAGCCCTTCGGAATATATGCACAAACTGGAGGAAATCGAGTAA
- a CDS encoding FecCD family ABC transporter permease, protein MRRGLLLLAALALLFNLCWLSLVSGAVPIAPSRVIGGLTDPTSSAYFIVHQVRLPRMLVAVWAGCGLAVAGAVLQSLLRNPLSSPDVIGITQGASFAAAAAIYLLPGATAGALPLYAFTGAMLSFLILILISRQLTLSPASLALSGVAIGAVFQAGIQYFMVTNPTNINMALLWMTGSLWGRGWDQVPPLVVPITIMSVIALMNARKLDILQLGDALSQSLGMLVRRERLWLLLLSVAMAGVSVSAVGAIGFIGLLAPHMARVLVGTRNRWRLPMAAAIGADLMLLGDLLGRTLIVPREIPVGIVTAIIGAPYFIFLLRRERRLKGMA, encoded by the coding sequence ATGAGACGAGGTCTGCTGCTTCTCGCCGCCTTGGCGCTGTTGTTCAATCTCTGCTGGCTCTCGCTGGTCTCGGGAGCCGTGCCGATCGCGCCGTCCCGGGTGATCGGCGGATTAACCGATCCGACTAGCTCGGCTTATTTTATCGTGCACCAGGTTCGTCTGCCGCGCATGCTGGTCGCCGTCTGGGCCGGCTGCGGGCTGGCGGTGGCGGGCGCTGTGCTGCAATCCCTGCTCCGCAATCCGTTGTCCAGCCCGGACGTCATCGGTATTACGCAGGGAGCCAGCTTCGCGGCGGCGGCGGCCATCTATCTGCTGCCCGGCGCGACGGCTGGCGCCCTGCCGCTGTACGCCTTCACCGGCGCGATGCTGTCCTTCTTGATTCTGATCCTGATCAGCCGTCAGCTGACCCTGTCGCCGGCATCGCTCGCGCTGTCCGGCGTCGCGATCGGAGCGGTGTTCCAGGCGGGCATCCAATATTTTATGGTTACGAATCCGACGAACATAAACATGGCGCTGCTGTGGATGACCGGAAGCTTGTGGGGAAGGGGCTGGGATCAGGTCCCTCCGCTTGTCGTCCCGATCACGATCATGTCCGTTATCGCGCTGATGAACGCCAGGAAGCTGGACATCCTGCAGCTCGGCGACGCCCTCAGCCAATCGCTTGGCATGCTGGTGCGAAGAGAACGGCTCTGGCTGCTCCTGCTGTCCGTAGCGATGGCCGGCGTATCCGTCTCGGCCGTGGGCGCGATCGGGTTCATCGGTCTGCTGGCGCCACATATGGCGCGCGTGCTGGTCGGCACCCGCAACCGATGGCGCCTGCCCATGGCGGCGGCGATCGGAGCGGATCTAATGCTGCTCGGCGATCTCTTGGGCCGAACCTTGATCGTTCCCCGCGAGATCCCGGTCGGTATCGTCACCGCGATTATCGGAGCTCCCTACTTTATCTTCCTCCTTCGACGGGAACGCCGGTTGAAGGGAATGGCGTGA
- a CDS encoding ABC transporter substrate-binding protein yields the protein MLQRMKHFSALSLILMIVLTLAACGQNNKTNSASNQQRPSASLAASEIPSSSSSASDNPASGPLTIQDARGELKLEKVPSRIVAMDFSFTDMLVSLGVQPVGIADDGSADLFMDTVKEKLGTYTSVGSRYEPNIELISSLQPDLIIADINKHGAALDQLGQIAPVLVLDDFQADYDQMLKNFDIIAKAVDKEQEAVARLTQHNALVKDTQEKLSASGLTVLPAVVNPKGFFGHSDHSYTGSIVKLLGFTDPLANETSYPELTLEQLSELNPQSLFLMPTADVTIVNEWEKNPLWSKLDAVADNRVFTVERRNWSLSRGLLGSEQIMADIAANLGK from the coding sequence ATGCTGCAACGTATGAAACACTTTTCCGCTCTAAGTCTCATCCTTATGATCGTCCTGACGCTCGCCGCTTGCGGACAAAATAACAAGACGAATTCGGCGTCCAACCAACAAAGGCCCTCCGCGAGCCTGGCGGCTAGCGAGATCCCGTCCTCCAGTTCCTCGGCTAGCGACAATCCGGCATCCGGCCCTCTCACGATCCAGGACGCGCGCGGAGAACTCAAGTTGGAAAAGGTACCTTCGCGAATCGTCGCGATGGACTTCAGCTTCACGGACATGCTGGTCTCGCTTGGGGTACAGCCCGTCGGCATCGCCGATGACGGCAGCGCGGATCTGTTCATGGACACCGTCAAGGAGAAGCTGGGGACCTATACGTCCGTCGGTTCCCGCTATGAACCGAATATCGAATTGATCAGCTCCCTCCAACCGGACCTGATCATTGCGGATATCAACAAGCATGGCGCGGCCTTGGACCAGCTGGGGCAGATCGCACCCGTGCTTGTCCTGGACGACTTCCAGGCGGATTACGACCAGATGCTGAAAAACTTCGATATCATCGCCAAAGCGGTGGACAAGGAGCAGGAAGCCGTCGCGCGGCTGACGCAGCATAATGCGCTGGTGAAGGACACGCAGGAAAAGCTGTCGGCTTCCGGTTTGACCGTGCTCCCTGCCGTCGTGAATCCGAAGGGCTTCTTCGGACACTCGGATCACTCTTATACCGGCTCGATCGTCAAGCTGCTCGGCTTCACGGATCCCCTGGCGAACGAGACGTCCTATCCGGAGCTGACCCTGGAGCAGCTGTCGGAGCTGAACCCGCAATCGTTGTTCCTCATGCCGACGGCGGATGTGACCATCGTTAATGAGTGGGAGAAAAACCCGCTCTGGAGCAAGCTCGATGCCGTAGCCGACAACCGCGTCTTCACGGTCGAGCGCCGCAACTGGTCGCTGTCCCGCGGCCTGCTCGGTTCGGAGCAGATCATGGCGGACATCGCGGCAAATCTTGGTAAATAA
- a CDS encoding TetR/AcrR family transcriptional regulator: protein MAATEHAQNIKKDTREWITSALLELLRNKPLSKLTISEVVKKAGVSRMAFYRNYDTLEQVLERYYTPLFADIFNKIANKKSHEQKVADLTRFFNAMTKDFQMAIEGHYTDLLYQIFKLHITQFYDELIPFADWTGAKRSYWIDFMSAGVFEIWLMWIKNGQKETLDEISALIRFFHRGEPYA from the coding sequence ATGGCAGCGACCGAACACGCGCAAAACATTAAAAAAGACACAAGAGAATGGATTACTTCTGCTTTGCTGGAGCTGTTGCGGAACAAACCGTTATCAAAGCTAACCATATCGGAAGTCGTCAAAAAAGCCGGCGTCAGCCGGATGGCATTCTATAGGAACTACGATACGCTCGAACAAGTATTGGAGAGATACTACACGCCTCTATTTGCGGATATCTTCAATAAAATCGCGAATAAAAAGAGTCACGAACAAAAAGTAGCCGATTTGACGCGCTTTTTTAATGCCATGACCAAGGATTTTCAGATGGCCATCGAGGGCCATTATACCGATTTGCTCTATCAAATTTTCAAGCTTCATATTACGCAATTCTATGACGAGTTAATTCCCTTTGCGGACTGGACAGGGGCGAAGCGAAGCTACTGGATCGACTTTATGAGCGCCGGCGTTTTCGAGATCTGGCTGATGTGGATCAAAAACGGCCAAAAAGAGACTTTAGATGAGATTTCGGCGCTCATTCGGTTTTTTCATAGAGGGGAACCCTACGCATGA
- a CDS encoding EAL domain-containing protein: MSVIDFFVNKMLELMKGLPLLILISDENGCILEMAGDEAIKSVVQQSGIKVGLVFNEHEAGTNSINLVLDHREPIQLVGDEHYYEFLGSSACYSVPFQYSDISNLLGTITIMTTIDQHNPFLLAMLCTVVDSIERELLLKKQNRRLHILNQVVIETTRNGIIITDRDGNITEFNKFAEILTGSRKQDVINRPIPDAKINDFIKEVLQTGKDYEDIEFMLCPLTGQGELVCLFDAFPIRDENMQVMGAFAQFRDITERYHTQKQINYLAYHDDLTGLPNRRFFTGHIDELLRHGVNENSIFAVMFLDLDSFKKINDTLGHNNGDALLKLVAGRLTACCNAPGQLVSRMGGDEFTILLQDITDRTEAIQVAEEIISAFEKPFAVDSYEFYITASIGIAFYPQDGTNVEMLMKNADIALYRMKDDGKNNYNVFKPNPNSGGIERLTLENSIRKALQLGEFVLYYQPQIDILTGKIIGTEALVRWNHPTLGLLPPAKFIPIAEETGLIVPLGEWVLRTACLQNQLWREKGFAPMSVSVNLSSRQFSKHDLVETIKEILLETRIDPQYLELEITESMTMNVDVAIEVLGKLKELGIHLCIDDFGTGYSNLYYLKLFSIDRLKIDRSFVRDIMTDSNDADIVATIIAMAHKMGIDAIAEGVETMDQLDFLRSQNCHEVQGFYYHQPLPAEEIEQLLARSSEVKTNLQR; this comes from the coding sequence TTGTCCGTCATTGATTTCTTCGTCAACAAAATGCTGGAGCTCATGAAGGGACTTCCGCTGCTGATCCTGATCTCCGACGAGAACGGCTGCATTCTGGAAATGGCCGGGGATGAAGCGATCAAGAGCGTGGTTCAGCAATCGGGCATCAAGGTTGGCCTCGTATTCAACGAGCACGAAGCGGGAACCAACAGCATTAACCTGGTTTTGGATCATCGCGAGCCCATTCAGCTTGTCGGCGACGAACACTATTATGAATTTCTGGGGTCCTCCGCCTGCTATTCCGTACCCTTCCAATATTCAGACATCTCTAATTTGCTCGGCACCATCACGATCATGACGACGATCGATCAGCATAACCCCTTTTTATTGGCGATGCTATGCACGGTCGTAGATTCGATTGAGAGAGAACTGCTGCTGAAAAAGCAAAATAGAAGATTGCATATATTGAACCAAGTGGTCATCGAGACCACGAGAAACGGCATCATTATTACGGATCGGGACGGCAACATTACCGAGTTCAACAAGTTTGCCGAGATTTTAACCGGCTCCAGAAAGCAGGATGTCATTAACAGGCCGATCCCGGATGCCAAGATCAACGACTTCATTAAAGAGGTCCTCCAGACGGGAAAAGATTACGAAGACATCGAATTCATGCTCTGCCCGCTGACGGGACAAGGCGAGCTGGTCTGCCTGTTCGATGCCTTCCCGATTCGCGACGAGAATATGCAGGTCATGGGTGCATTTGCACAATTCCGGGATATCACGGAGCGTTATCATACGCAAAAGCAAATCAATTATTTAGCCTACCATGACGACTTGACCGGTCTGCCCAATCGCAGATTTTTTACCGGGCATATCGATGAATTGCTGAGACACGGGGTGAACGAAAACAGTATCTTCGCCGTCATGTTTCTCGATCTGGACAGCTTCAAGAAGATCAACGACACGCTGGGCCATAACAACGGGGACGCGTTGTTGAAGCTGGTTGCCGGGCGGCTGACGGCTTGCTGCAACGCTCCGGGACAACTTGTATCCAGAATGGGCGGGGACGAATTCACGATCCTCCTGCAGGACATCACGGATCGTACGGAAGCCATTCAGGTTGCGGAGGAGATCATCAGCGCTTTCGAGAAGCCCTTTGCGGTGGACAGCTACGAGTTCTACATCACGGCCAGTATCGGCATTGCCTTCTATCCGCAAGACGGGACGAATGTCGAGATGCTGATGAAAAACGCAGACATCGCCCTTTACCGGATGAAGGACGACGGCAAGAACAACTATAACGTCTTCAAGCCCAATCCGAACAGCGGCGGGATCGAGCGGCTGACGCTGGAGAATTCGATCCGCAAAGCGTTGCAGCTGGGCGAGTTCGTCTTGTATTATCAGCCCCAGATCGACATTCTGACCGGGAAAATCATCGGTACCGAGGCGCTCGTACGCTGGAATCACCCGACGCTCGGCTTGCTTCCTCCGGCCAAGTTCATTCCGATCGCGGAAGAGACGGGGCTCATCGTCCCCCTCGGAGAATGGGTGCTTAGAACCGCCTGCTTACAAAATCAACTGTGGAGAGAAAAAGGATTTGCCCCTATGAGCGTGTCGGTCAATCTCTCCTCTCGCCAGTTTTCAAAGCATGACCTGGTAGAGACCATCAAGGAGATTCTGCTCGAAACCCGCATAGATCCGCAATACCTGGAGCTGGAGATCACGGAGTCGATGACGATGAACGTCGATGTCGCGATCGAGGTGCTCGGCAAGCTGAAGGAGCTGGGCATCCACCTTTGCATCGACGACTTCGGGACGGGCTATAGCAATCTTTATTATTTAAAATTATTTTCGATCGACCGGCTGAAGATCGACCGCTCCTTTGTCAGGGATATCATGACGGATTCGAATGACGCGGACATCGTAGCTACGATCATCGCGATGGCCCACAAGATGGGCATCGACGCGATCGCCGAAGGCGTAGAAACGATGGATCAGCTGGACTTCCTGCGCAGCCAGAATTGTCATGAAGTACAAGGCTTTTATTATCATCAGCCTTTGCCTGCAGAGGAAATCGAGCAATTGTTGGCCCGGTCGTCTGAAGTCAAAACCAATTTGCAAAGGTGA
- a CDS encoding FecCD family ABC transporter permease yields the protein MVNKRMGWTINPDRKQNRATVLLLLFIGGVLLLILCLMMSLKIGPAAIGWRTIFDAVFKPGGASKEELYIRTLRLPRTVVSALVGAQLALAGLLTQLATKNPLASPHVFGINAGASLAVVSGLLFLPAAGLLSSVGLAFTGAVLGALVIWFLAGSGPKLYVTLALAGISVHFLFASLTEGAMILASYSTESMISWLVGSVNHASWQDVRLLAPLLGGGLALLLCLLPALRLLELDDEVAVGLGSRLYAIRALSMLLVVLFAGSAVAICGPIGFVCLIVPHIARALLGRGSSLNVVVPFTALLGSVLLLAADVLSRWIAFPFESPVGIVTALVGAPAFLYLARRQGGKTR from the coding sequence TTGGTAAATAAACGGATGGGCTGGACGATAAATCCGGACAGGAAGCAGAACCGCGCGACGGTTCTGCTGCTTCTGTTTATCGGCGGCGTCCTGCTGCTCATCCTCTGCTTGATGATGAGCCTCAAGATCGGCCCGGCAGCCATCGGATGGCGCACGATCTTCGACGCGGTGTTCAAGCCCGGCGGCGCCTCCAAGGAAGAGCTCTATATTCGCACGCTGCGGCTGCCTCGCACGGTCGTATCCGCCCTCGTGGGCGCCCAGCTGGCGCTTGCAGGCTTATTGACCCAGCTCGCGACGAAGAACCCGTTAGCCTCTCCCCACGTGTTCGGCATTAATGCCGGCGCCTCGCTTGCCGTCGTGTCGGGGCTTCTGTTCCTGCCGGCAGCCGGACTGCTCTCTTCCGTCGGCTTGGCTTTCACGGGCGCCGTCCTGGGCGCGCTCGTCATCTGGTTCCTGGCCGGCAGCGGCCCCAAGCTGTACGTCACGCTGGCGCTCGCGGGCATATCGGTTCACTTTCTCTTTGCCTCCCTGACGGAGGGAGCGATGATTCTGGCTTCTTATTCGACGGAGAGCATGATCTCCTGGCTGGTCGGATCCGTTAATCACGCGAGCTGGCAGGATGTACGATTGCTCGCTCCCCTATTAGGCGGGGGACTGGCGCTGCTCCTCTGTCTCCTGCCTGCCTTGCGCTTGCTGGAGCTGGACGATGAAGTCGCCGTCGGATTGGGCTCGCGGCTCTATGCCATCCGGGCCCTTTCCATGCTCCTCGTGGTCCTGTTCGCCGGCTCGGCCGTCGCGATCTGCGGGCCAATCGGCTTCGTCTGCCTGATCGTTCCGCATATCGCCCGAGCCTTGCTCGGCCGCGGCAGTTCGCTGAACGTTGTCGTCCCCTTCACGGCGCTGCTCGGCAGCGTGCTGCTGCTAGCCGCAGACGTGCTTAGCCGATGGATTGCTTTTCCGTTCGAATCGCCGGTCGGCATCGTAACGGCACTGGTCGGGGCGCCGGCCTTCCTGTACCTGGCCCGCAGACAAGGAGGCAAGACACGATGA
- a CDS encoding sensor histidine kinase: MKSLYYRVFLITLAVIFASSVLGFLASNVYYHMKLKPFNDKKLVDIAENMRLFIESDPADMERYLHNAAALGYEIYVTDGQGEARFYGKSFRQQDLNEQRVADVLGGSVYHGVAQFPNKPFISGFFDNRLSNTVGVPIRTSGKNYALFMRPDVLLQFGELRIFFALIGLLTIIISILLFLISTRYIVKPITRLTDATKRLAQGNYNLRLTTRRRDEIGQLASHFMTMSRELERVDLARQQFVSNVSHEIQSPLTSIQGFAKVLAKGELPEEERKQYASIVEGESRHLSLLSKQLLQLSSLEQGEEALNKKRFSLHGHIRQVVDMLQWQMEEKELLLKLSVSASVTVYGDEVLLQQVWSNLLDNAVNHIPRGRSIEVRAEDGPMHVAVTFKDTGEGIAPEHLPFLFDRFYRADRARERASGRTGLGLAIVKRIVQLHKGNIEVSSSPGAGTQFTVTLPKL, translated from the coding sequence ATGAAGAGCCTGTACTATCGCGTGTTCCTGATCACGTTGGCGGTCATATTCGCCAGCAGCGTGCTGGGATTCCTCGCCTCGAACGTTTACTACCATATGAAGCTGAAGCCCTTTAACGACAAGAAGCTGGTGGACATTGCCGAGAACATGAGGCTTTTTATTGAATCCGACCCTGCGGATATGGAGCGTTATCTGCACAACGCGGCCGCGCTTGGATACGAGATCTATGTGACGGACGGACAAGGAGAGGCGCGTTTCTACGGGAAAAGCTTTCGTCAGCAAGATTTGAACGAGCAACGCGTTGCAGACGTGCTGGGCGGAAGCGTGTATCACGGCGTGGCGCAGTTCCCGAACAAACCGTTTATCTCAGGCTTTTTCGATAATCGCTTGAGCAATACGGTAGGCGTGCCGATCCGGACATCCGGGAAAAACTATGCCTTATTCATGCGTCCGGACGTGCTGCTGCAGTTCGGCGAGCTTCGTATTTTTTTTGCGCTGATCGGCTTACTGACCATTATTATCAGTATTCTGCTGTTCCTGATCAGCACGCGCTATATCGTCAAGCCGATTACGAGGCTGACCGATGCGACGAAGCGTCTTGCGCAAGGGAACTACAATCTCCGGCTTACGACGCGCAGACGCGACGAGATCGGTCAATTGGCTTCGCACTTCATGACGATGAGCCGCGAACTGGAGCGGGTCGACCTCGCACGGCAGCAGTTCGTATCCAACGTATCGCACGAGATCCAATCGCCGCTCACTTCCATCCAGGGCTTCGCCAAGGTGTTGGCCAAAGGGGAGCTGCCGGAAGAAGAACGAAAGCAATACGCCTCCATCGTGGAAGGCGAGAGCCGCCATCTGTCCTTGCTGAGCAAACAGCTGCTGCAGCTCTCTTCCCTTGAGCAAGGGGAAGAGGCGTTGAACAAAAAGCGCTTCTCCCTGCACGGTCATATCCGTCAAGTCGTCGATATGCTGCAATGGCAGATGGAAGAGAAGGAGCTGCTGCTCAAGCTGTCCGTTTCGGCTTCTGTTACCGTATATGGCGATGAGGTCTTGCTGCAGCAAGTGTGGTCGAACCTGCTGGACAACGCGGTGAATCATATTCCGCGCGGGCGAAGCATTGAAGTTCGCGCAGAGGACGGACCGATGCACGTCGCTGTCACGTTTAAGGATACGGGAGAGGGAATCGCGCCGGAGCATTTGCCGTTTCTGTTCGACCGGTTCTACCGCGCCGACCGCGCGAGGGAGCGCGCATCGGGCCGCACGGGTCTGGGCCTGGCTATCGTCAAGAGAATCGTGCAGCTGCACAAAGGAAACATTGAAGTGAGCAGCTCGCCAGGCGCAGGCACGCAGTTTACGGTCACCCTGCCCAAATTGTAA
- a CDS encoding SDR family oxidoreductase — MSNNNTPLALVTGGSGFIAVHIILKLLKKQYRVRTTLRTMNRQDEVRAMLRAGGAANLEGLYFVQADLSSDHNWDEAVKGADYVIHVASPTPNKVYKDENEMIQPAREGVLRVLRAARDAGVKRVVLTSAFGAIGVGHSHHKGPYTEEDWSNTDAKIHPYQKSKTIAEKAAWAFIRSEGHGLELATVNPVGVMGPILGNDYSHSNDIVRQIIEGKLKSVPKIYSDYVDVRDVADLHILAMLRPEANGQRFIASSSENLSMLDIANILRKHLGDDAKSAPKKELPNLAVRAAAVFNPKLRMVATLLGQDMSTSNRKAKQLLGWQPRSAEEAIAATGKSMVKLIKGQMKS; from the coding sequence ATGTCGAACAATAACACCCCCTTAGCGCTTGTGACCGGCGGCTCGGGGTTTATCGCCGTTCATATCATTTTGAAGCTGCTTAAGAAACAATATCGCGTGCGAACGACGCTTCGTACCATGAACAGGCAGGATGAAGTGCGCGCCATGTTGAGGGCAGGCGGCGCGGCGAATTTGGAAGGCTTGTATTTCGTTCAAGCAGACTTGTCTTCCGATCATAACTGGGACGAAGCGGTCAAAGGGGCGGACTATGTGATCCATGTGGCTTCTCCCACGCCCAATAAAGTCTATAAAGATGAAAACGAAATGATCCAACCGGCGCGCGAGGGCGTTTTGCGCGTGTTGAGAGCGGCACGCGACGCAGGCGTCAAACGCGTTGTGTTGACCTCTGCTTTCGGGGCGATCGGCGTTGGGCACAGTCATCATAAAGGACCCTATACCGAAGAGGATTGGTCGAATACGGACGCCAAAATCCATCCCTATCAAAAGTCTAAAACGATCGCCGAAAAAGCGGCCTGGGCATTCATCCGCAGCGAAGGTCATGGATTGGAGCTTGCAACCGTCAATCCTGTCGGGGTGATGGGGCCGATCCTGGGCAACGATTACTCGCATTCCAATGATATCGTCCGCCAGATAATAGAAGGCAAGCTAAAGTCCGTTCCTAAAATTTATTCCGATTACGTAGATGTCCGCGACGTTGCGGATTTGCACATTCTGGCGATGCTGCGTCCTGAAGCGAACGGACAGCGGTTTATCGCTTCCAGTTCGGAAAATCTGTCGATGCTGGACATTGCGAATATTTTACGAAAACACTTGGGCGACGACGCCAAAAGCGCACCGAAAAAAGAGCTTCCGAATCTTGCGGTTCGTGCAGCGGCGGTGTTTAATCCTAAATTGAGGATGGTTGCAACGCTCCTGGGACAAGATATGTCGACGAGCAACCGTAAAGCCAAGCAACTGCTTGGATGGCAACCGCGTTCGGCCGAAGAAGCAATCGCAGCGACAGGCAAGAGCATGGTGAAGTTGATTAAAGGGCAAATGAAGTCATAA
- a CDS encoding diacylglycerol/lipid kinase family protein encodes MKQAIIIMNPSSGKEEAPAFVDSAAGLLRAQGYETMVKETEAEGDATRFCAEACAAGCELVVSIGGDGTLHETINGFEAQAHRPRLGIVPLGTVNDFARALHIPLDPPLAIAALASSRTRRVDIGRLNGRLFANVVAAGPLAETLSAVSSEDKSRFGALAYFKEGVKDLLGRPGHPFVIRYDGTVWEGESPLFIAALTNSVGGFERLAPDAAVDDGLIHGFIVKDLSFFRTLTAGLSLLRGHLQDHKDVIYFTAKQVSVSSPSLAGTNVDGEEGPLLPLELDILPRHIDVLVPEPDAVTS; translated from the coding sequence ATGAAGCAGGCGATCATTATAATGAATCCTTCGTCGGGAAAAGAGGAGGCGCCGGCCTTCGTGGACAGCGCCGCCGGGCTGCTGCGCGCGCAGGGCTACGAGACGATGGTGAAGGAGACGGAGGCGGAGGGCGACGCGACCCGTTTCTGCGCAGAGGCATGCGCGGCAGGCTGCGAGCTGGTCGTGTCCATCGGCGGGGACGGCACGCTGCACGAGACGATCAACGGATTCGAGGCGCAGGCGCATCGGCCGCGGCTCGGCATCGTCCCGCTCGGCACGGTGAACGACTTTGCGCGGGCGCTGCATATTCCGCTCGATCCGCCTCTGGCCATCGCCGCGCTTGCGTCTTCCAGAACGCGCCGGGTGGACATCGGCCGGCTGAACGGGCGGCTGTTCGCCAATGTCGTCGCCGCCGGCCCGCTCGCCGAGACCTTGTCAGCCGTCTCGTCTGAGGACAAATCCCGCTTCGGCGCGCTGGCTTACTTCAAGGAAGGCGTAAAGGATCTGCTCGGCCGCCCCGGGCATCCGTTCGTCATCCGCTACGACGGAACGGTCTGGGAAGGGGAATCGCCGCTGTTCATCGCCGCGCTGACGAACTCGGTCGGCGGCTTCGAGCGGCTCGCGCCGGACGCCGCCGTCGACGACGGCCTCATCCACGGCTTCATCGTCAAGGACCTCAGCTTCTTCCGTACGTTGACGGCGGGACTGTCGCTGCTGCGGGGTCATCTGCAGGACCACAAGGATGTTATCTACTTCACGGCCAAGCAGGTGTCGGTGAGCTCCCCGAGCCTCGCGGGCACGAATGTGGATGGCGAGGAGGGGCCGCTGCTGCCGCTTGAGCTCGACATTTTGCCGCGGCATATCGACGTGCTCGTGCCCGAGCCGGACGCTGTAACGTCATAG